A window of Panicum virgatum strain AP13 chromosome 8K, P.virgatum_v5, whole genome shotgun sequence contains these coding sequences:
- the LOC120643995 gene encoding uncharacterized protein LOC120643995 isoform X2, translated as MRFTAATFPTVLTLIRSKEWAVSDGKLHYAVAIRPSPPLHCDNTATTTSLRCASLPQRRTSPMNPRCPTTSISWDACIKRCHEAYMTKKGQECNNENPNPGWMLDMECVEPDRVCLMDLKVESSSAITKSNSQDGWTPQHFAIQSRIEI; from the exons ATGAGATTCACTGCCGCCACTTTTCCCACCGTCCTAACCCTAATCCGATCTAAAGAGTGGGCTGTCAGCGACGGGAAGCTCCACTACGCCGTCGCCATCAGGCCATCGCCGCCCCTGCACTGCGACAACACCGCCACCACGACGTCTCTGCGCTGCGCGTCGCTGCCCCAACGCAGAACTTCACCGATGAACCCACGGTGTCCTACAACTTCTATATCCTG GGATGCATGTATCAAGAGGTGTCACGAAGCCTACATGACGAAAAAAGGGCAAGAGTGCAACAATGAGAACCCGAACCCTGG ATGGATGCTTGACATGGAGTGCGTGGAACCTGATAGGGTTTGTCTGATGGATCTGAAGGTGGAAAGCAG TTCCGCCATAACAAAATCAAATAGCCAG GATGGATGGACACCACAGCATTTTGCCATACAGAGTAGAATAGAGATATAG
- the LOC120643995 gene encoding uncharacterized protein LOC120643995 isoform X1, which produces MRFTAATFPTVLTLIRSKEWAVSDGKLHYAVAIRPSPPLHCDNTATTTSLRCASLPQRRTSPMNPRCPTTSISWDACIKRCHEAYMTKKGQECNNENPNPGWMLDMECVEPDRVCLMDLKVESRKNTLFGMLQLNNVPFFRSSAITKSNSQDGWTPQHFAIQSRIEI; this is translated from the exons ATGAGATTCACTGCCGCCACTTTTCCCACCGTCCTAACCCTAATCCGATCTAAAGAGTGGGCTGTCAGCGACGGGAAGCTCCACTACGCCGTCGCCATCAGGCCATCGCCGCCCCTGCACTGCGACAACACCGCCACCACGACGTCTCTGCGCTGCGCGTCGCTGCCCCAACGCAGAACTTCACCGATGAACCCACGGTGTCCTACAACTTCTATATCCTG GGATGCATGTATCAAGAGGTGTCACGAAGCCTACATGACGAAAAAAGGGCAAGAGTGCAACAATGAGAACCCGAACCCTGG ATGGATGCTTGACATGGAGTGCGTGGAACCTGATAGGGTTTGTCTGATGGATCTGAAGGTGGAAAGCAG AAAAAATACATTATTTGGCATGCTGCAACTCAACAATGTTCCTTTCTTCCGCAGTTCCGCCATAACAAAATCAAATAGCCAG GATGGATGGACACCACAGCATTTTGCCATACAGAGTAGAATAGAGATATAG
- the LOC120643996 gene encoding probable carboxylesterase 18, with protein MGEAADPAPAPAAVTGRVRVAPPMPWRTRLAVLAAGYLTDATRRADGTVNRRLLGVLDKGVAASAAPRNGVASRDVVIDAAAPLRARLFYPAPAAAAGGGGGSRGEQDGRRPLPVIVFFHGGGFAYLSAASPAYDAACRRIARHARAAVLSVDYRRAPEHRCPAAYDDGLAALRFLDDTAAAGADPPLDPSRCFLAGDSAGGNIAHHVARRYALDPSRFAAVRLAGLVAIQPFFGGEERTPAELRLDGAPIVSVARTDWMWRAFLPPGADRAHEACSPDAAVAGIESAPAFPLATVVVGGYDPLQDWQRRYCDALRAKGKEVRVLEYPGAIHAFYVFPEFADAKDLMLRIKDIVAGSGSGSE; from the coding sequence atgggggaggccgcggacccggcgccggcgccggcggccgtcaCGGGCCGCGTCCGCGTGGCGCCACCGATGCCGTGGCGGACGCGGCTCGCGGTGCTGGCCGCGGGGTACCTCACCGACGCCACCCGCCGCGCCGACGGCACCGTCAACCGCCGCCTGCTCGGCGTGCTCGACAAGGGcgtcgcggcgtcggcggccccGCGCAACGGCGTCGCGTCCCGGGACGTCGTCATCGACGCTGCCGCACCCCTCCGCGCGCGCCTCTTCtaccccgcccccgccgccgccgccggcggcggcggcggctcccggggggagcaggacggccGGCGGCCTCTCCCCGTGATCGTGTtcttccacggcggcggcttcgcGTACCTCTCCGCGGCGTCCCCGGCCTAcgacgccgcctgccgccgcatcGCCCGGCATGCGCGCGCCGCGGTGCTGTCCGTCGACTACCGCCGCGCGCCCGAGCACCGCTGCCCCGCCGCCTACGACGACGGCCTCGCCGCGCTCCGCTTCCTCgacgacaccgccgccgccggcgccgacccgCCGCTCGACCCGTCGCGCTGCTTCCTCGCCGGGGACAGCGCGGGCGGCAACATCGCGCACCACGTCGCGCGCCGCTACGCGCTGGACCCGTCGCgcttcgccgccgtccgcctcgcGGGGCTCGTCGCCATCCAGCCCTTcttcggcggcgaggagcgcacccccgccgagctccgcctcgACGGCGCGCCCATCGTCAGCGTCGCGCGCACCGACTGGATGTGGCGCGCGTTCCTGCCCCCCGGCGCCGACCGCGCCCACGAGGCGTGCTCGCCCGACGCCGCGGTGGCCGGCATCGAGTCGGCCCCGGCGTTCCCGCTGGCCACGGTGGTCGTCGGCGGGTACGACCCGCTGCAGGACTGGCAGCGCCGGTACTGCGACGCGCTGCGGGCCAAGGGGAAGGAGGTGCGGGTGCTCGAGTACCCCGGCGCCATCCACGCCTTCTACGTGTTCCCGGAGTTCGCGGACGCCAAGGACCTCATGCTAAGGATCAAGGACATCgtcgccggcagcggcagcggcagcgagtGA